The Astyanax mexicanus isolate ESR-SI-001 chromosome 8, AstMex3_surface, whole genome shotgun sequence sequence CATTGACActctcaagcaagagggtaagacacaaagaaatttctgaacgaataggctgttcccagagtgctttatcaaggcacctcagtgggaagtctgtgggaaggaaaaagtgtggcagaaaacgctgcacaacgagaagaggtgaccagACCCtaaggaagattgtggagaagggtcgattccagaccttgggggacctgctgaagcagtggactgagtctgatgtagaaacatccagagctaccgtgtgcaggaaatgggctacaggtgccgcattccccaggtcaagccacttttgatccagaaacagcggcagaagcgcctgacctgggctacagagaagcagcactggactgttgctcagtggtccaaagtattttttttcagatgaGTCTGTGCCagtgtctggaggaagactggggagaaggaaatgccaaaatgcttGAAGTCCATTGTCAAgcacccacagtcagtgatggtctggggtgccatgtcagctgctggtgttggtccactgtgttttatcaagggcagggtcaatgcagctagctatcaggagattttggagcacttcatgcttccatctgctgaaaagctttatggagatgaagatttcatttttcagcacgacctggcacctgctcacagtgccaaaaccaccgcttaaatggtttactgaccacggtattactgtgctcaattggcctaccaactctcctgacctgaaccccatagagaatctgtgggatgttgtgaagagaaagttgagagacgcaagacccagcactctggatgagcttaaggccgctatcgaagcatccgtcctgggcctccataacgcctcagcagtgccacaggctgattgcctccatgccacgccgcattgaagcagtcatttctgcttttttgtcggattcccgaccaagtattgagtgcataactgaacataattatttgaaggttgacttttttgtattaaaaacacttttcttttattggccggatgaaatatgctaatttgttttagttttttttttttttgtcaaaatcatcaatattaaaacaataaaaggcatAAACTACtttagttgtgtgtaatgaatctaaaatatatgaaagtcgaatgtttatcagtacattacataaaataatgaattttgtCACAATATGCTATatttttttagaaggacctgtatatgttctaaatgacaatattataatttggaatttgggagaaatattgtctgtagtttatagaataaaaccacaatgttcattttactcaaacatatacttataaatagcaaaatcagagaaactgattcaaaatctGAAGtgaactctattttttttttcagagctgtatgtacacaaAATGCACGTTGCACTCATGTTGTCTGCTACTACATCCGTAATAGTATTACATTATTTCATCTGGACGATacgttttgtttttctttgtttgtttgtggaGAATATTTATTCAGTATATTAAGTCAGGCAGAGGCTGCCCTCCCCTACAGGCCACACGCGCCTGCGGTTTCCCACAGCAACCGGTTTGTATACAGTTTAACTGCGCTCAAATAATGAAGCCGTTAGAAACGTAGGTTGGCTGAATTACTAACTGGTTGGCTCTGTAAATCCCTGTTTGAGATAAATCTGTGGTTGACTTCgtctttattttatgttaatcTTGCTTTGCCAATAAAATGAAGCGGCCCAGGTATTTTACACCGAGTGAGGTGTCCGTGCACTGCACAGTAGAAGACCTGTGGGTCTCTTACCTTGGGAAAGTTTACAACCTGACGCCTTTAGTCCAAGAACACAAAGGTAAGTTGGCTAGTTAAATTATTCGTATTGTTAGATGTTATTTGGGCTCCTAGCTTTAAAAATAGACTTTAAttggcaatgttttttttatttaatgtaatatttgaCTATACGCCGTTCTGTAACTCTGTGTGTGAGAACCACACCTAACTTAATGCCTTCTGTTTGCTTTGTAGGTGATATACTTCTGAAACCAATTATTGAATGTGCTGGGAACGACATCAGTCACTGGTTTGACCCGAAAACAAAAGATGTAAGTTAAGCAGATTATCGCATTATCAGTAGGTTTGTGTAGAGTCTAGGGATCTCGACAATAGAGTAACTTGTTCACTGGTTCACTTTTCTGACAAAAGCTACGATATTTCAAGGTTATAACTTCACATAAAtcttttatacatacatacattttgaaTGGTTGGATCTGAGCTCTTCTACACTCATAATGCCTATAGGAGCACCAatcccacaaataataatattaataatgattattaataatgTCCCTTTCTACATTGCAAGaccacaataataatagtaataatattaataataataataatatgtcaaAATAGTAGAATACAAATAAGATATACATATTTCATGTAAGTAAAATAAGTATATTCTTTTATGTTTACTCTATTTTTAGAGTAATAACCATTCAGTTTTATGTAGAATATgtaatttcaatattttttaccTATTACCTATTATACAAACTGCATAAAATCTGCAAAAATCTATAATTAAAACGTGACCTGTTCTCAGGGATGTCCATCCTCTGCAGAAAACGTGGAAAGCACAGAAATATGTCAGTTTGTAATATTGTTATTGTATATAAAATGTTGACGTTAGACCAATAATGTCCCTTTCTACATTGCAAGaccacaataataatagtaataatattaataataataataatatgtcaaAATAGTAGAATACAAATAAGATATACATATTTCATGTAAGTAAAATAAGTATATTCTTTTATGTTTACTCTATTTTTAGAGTAATAACCATTCAGTTTTATGTAGAATATgtaatttcaatattttttaccTATTACCTATTATACAAACTGCATAAAATCTGCAAAAATCTATAATTAAAACGTGACCTGTTCTCAGGGATGTCCATCCTCTGCAGAAAACGTGGAAAGCACAGAAATATGTCAGTTTGTAATATTGTTATTGTATATAAAATGTTGACGTTAGACCAACAGTATAATTAATTATGTGTCAAAGATTTATTATATTAagttaatctttatttttaatttctaaaaatctGTTGAAAATTCTTAGCATTTTGTTTTAGACTGTTTGGAATCTTGATTACTGAGTATTTTAGCATATTTATTAAggcacaaaataataaaacaatgtcaGCTCTGGTCATATTTTAAATGgcttaaattgtttaaaataacACCAGAATTGACTGGACATCAGTAGACACAAGtagagtgattttattttatgtctTCTTGCTCAGATTCGTACCCACATCGATCCATTATCGTGTTGTGTGAAATACTTCACCCCTAGAGGGCGCTTTTTGCATGTGCCCCCTCCCTGCCCTAGCACTGATTGGGCTAATGATTTCGGAAGGCCGTGGTGGAGGGACAGCCGCTATGAGGTGGGCCTGCTTTCTGCCAAGACCCGCTGGATTCGCATTATCAACACCCTCACGTCCCAGGAGCAGAGCCTGGAGGTAGGCCACACTGAACACATGGCAAAAGTGTTACAGGATACAAGGTGTATTCACAAATTTATGATGCCAGAGAATGTGTGTTTCTCTATTAAACATGCATTGCCTTTTAATAATCCCAATGGCCAAGTATGGACTATCCAGCGATGAACCAAAACGATATGGCAACATGCCTAATGTGCTGTTGGTGCTCTGCGTGCCAGCAAAACAGCTCATTCTACCAGACCTCTGAAGGTGCCCTGTGTTATTTGGCAATAAAACAGCAGATGCTTTAGGCCCTGGAAGTTGTTAGGTAGAGCTGCTACAGATCAGATTTGTTGTTCCAGTTTATCCCGCATGTGAGCATACCTGCTTTCCCCATGTTATAAAAGAAAGCAAGATTTGTCAGACCAGTAAATGTTGTTTCATTCAGTATCAGTATCTCACTGATGTGGTGGTGTGTTATGCTGGCACAAGTGAATCAGGCAAAGCAgtgagtttttaaacagtgtgtcCACACAATATTTACTCTATTAGACATAATCAAAGACGGATTCTcgtctgttgctgcacagtttgtgttggtcaccctctagtccttcatcaatggTCACAGGACATTGCCCACAGGAAGCTCTTCAAAGGATAATGTTGGTAGACTATTCTCAGTACAGCAGTGACACtggagtgtttaaaaacttcagcagcaccgCTGTGTCTGTTCCACTCGTgccagtacaacacacactaccTTTGAAAAACAGAGtagaaggaggataataaagtatgcagtgaAACAGATTAACTACTGTCTGTAAATATAGAACAACAGagtgctcagtggagctgaaaaaatggatTATGGTTGCAAAAACTGGAAtgatcataatgttatgcctGATCACTATCTATTGTTGTTCCAGTCACACCAACAAGGTTACATTTGATTCCAGTAGCTTGGTGCTTTTTCTGTTAGTGAGTGTACAGAAAATCATCACAGCGTCACATCATTATCTTTATCTCGCTATTCAGATGTGCAATTTCTGATTTGTACAATGCAAACcgatttaaccctttaaagacTATTGGAATTGGGTGCTGAAAATGCCTATATTTGGGATACttcacaaataaattattttatatttaatatatactgaAAAAAGGTACTTTGGAGAAAGTCTTCCCATAATTTAAAGGATGTGATATGTCTACAAACTGTTGGACATGTAGTGTACTGTATGTGCATGGTTAAAAATAAATACGTGTCTGTAACTTTCCTTTTGTCAGGAAGGTTTGTTGCACTGTGCTCCCGCATGCTGAAGAGGGCAGGATTGGTCTATTCTTTCTTGTTACTTTTTCTGACCCCCCccccttccttttttttcttttgccttGCTCATTTCACCCTCCCCTTGCAGTCTGCATCTGATTCTCCTTCTTGACAAAGGGAAATGTTACTGATGTTATGCCTCTGGTAATGTAAGTGGTCCAAGACTGGGCTTGTGCTTCAGCTGTGCAGTCCAATGGCCACCACGTTCACTGCAGGGTGGGCAAGCTCACTCCTGCTACATGACCCATCTGGCATCGGGCTATTCTGCATGGTCCAAAGGCTTAACAGAGCATTCCTAttgtctttctcttttgctcCCCCAGCCACCCCATTCTGTACTCTCCCTCCGCTTCCCCCCTCCCTCTCCAGTGGTTCTTGGCAGTGCACCACTATTGGATCAAACTGACATAAATTCCTTTCCTCTCTTTTAGCAGATCCAGGAGGCTTTGCTTATATAATTCATATATGTGGAGGAATTTGGGTGAATGTATTTTacttaaagggaaaaaaaagctttACTTGTGTGTGTTAACCATGTGTGTTAACCATGTATATTAGGAATATTACTAGTaactgaaagttttttttctctttgttctcTGGCCAGGTGTGTTCTGAGGAAACACTAGATGAGATCCTGCAGCGATACCTGCGCTACAACTCCCATGCGGCCAGCTACACCTGGAAGCATGACGGTGTCATTTTAGATATTAGTAAGACCCTAGAAGAAAATGGCATCCCAGATGAAGATGAGGAATTCTACAAGTGTCGCATGGATTGTGACCTCTACACTCAGTCCATATGCCTGTACTTCAACGATGACCTTACTGAACTTTGACCTGATCGCAATTTTACATTATATGAACTTCTCATTATCCCCATCATATGATGTAACTGCATTACAGTAAAGCATTACAAGAGTGTTCGATGTATGGTTAATTGTTGACCCCATTATTTTGTATTTGGCCCAGATAAACCCCATCATTCAAAGTAGAACCGTAATAGTGCCGTAACCTCACCTTAATAACAGTGGCTGGCAGTTGCTATAGTGAATGTTCATGTAAAATTCAGTAGCTTGCGCTTTAGAACATTCATATGTAGTGTTGCAACAGGGGTTCTTTGACTTTCTTTGCCCCTTTTTATATAGAACTATAAAGaaacatattaaaaatgtaagcTAATAAAATCATCTgcaaatttgattttattttttttacacgtGAAGAACCATTTAACTTGGCAAAAACAATTTAGGCATACTAATTACATGCATTACATTTCATGGTGCATTTTTCAAACTGAGCCACTGACATAACATTTAATTAGAGCTAAGGTTATCATTTACTCCCAGGTTAATTACATACCATTGAGAGTGAAAATTACTTGTTGATATTCAGGGTCAACACagatgattttctttttttttttggacaaaggGGAAACTGTGTTGTCTGGAGGTATTTTCAAGTAATTATTGCTTTGCACAGTTACACTTGAGTTCAGTCAGTGAAATTTAACAGCATGCAAGTTTCTTTTGGACACTGGGGTAAATTTTGTTCTACTGTACTTGTACTGTTTTGATTCCTTGAAAAAAATCACACAGAAAGGGATGTTTTTACAGGTCTTTTAATCGTCCATTTTCTAAGGGGAATGAATAAGTGTTTGACTCCCTCCATCCGCGCCTTAAATGGTTAATTTTTAAGCAACACAATCTGATGTAAATCTGGGCATGGCTGCGGCACAGCTTCCCAACCCCCCCGTCCGTTCTTTCCAGCCTGCAGCCAGACGAGACCGCGGCGCAAAGCCTTTCActccagaatatttttttatacatcgGCGGGGCCCTTTAAGACTATTAAGGTAGCCATGTTTGTTAGATTTGCGAGGCTCTCTGCAGTGCAGAAGGAGTGTTAAGGCGAGAGTGAACGCTGGCGTCCGCGTGCACTCGCAACAGTATGCAACACACACGCGTGCGCGCGCACAGACACGCACAGAGTTAGGTTAGCTGCCAGGCaagtattagagagagagagagagagacagacagaccgagGGAAAACAAAAACACTCAGAGCAAATGACGAGTTAATAAAATACAACAACTTAGTCTCAGCTCTACATACACCCCCTTTCTGCTGCTGGAACAATACTGAGAATGTTTTTTAGAGGAGGGAGGGGagacgagagagagtgagacagagagagagagtgcgagagagaaaggaggaggagggggggcgtTCTGAAATAATATAGTCAGCCATTTTTTATGTAAGGGGATTTTTCTTATTGGGGgggttgttaaaaaataaatataagggCGGCCATCTTTGTTTCTCTGCCTTGTAGTGTAAAATATTCCAAAACGCCCCCCACTTTTTTCCCTGTGTGTCGATTTGAATATTCAATAAATATCATAATTCGGGAGGAATCCACTTTTTGATCTCGAGGACGGGGTCGCTGACAGGCATATAATGTCCTCTCCTCTCCGTTCTTGTGAGGAAGATGAGGGCATGGCGGTTAATTCCGAGGGAGGAGATtttgatgaagaagaagaagacgacggGGACCTGGACGAGAACGCAAGCGACATAAACTCGCCGGCGGCGCCTCGAGAAACTGCAGCCCTCGCCGCGCCAGGTACCGTGCAGACACGGGGGAGCTAGGGAGCGAGCGAGCGCGCGGCGGAGGAGAAAGTGAGGAAACGTAGCTACGGCGTTATATAGcgggaaaaagtgtgtgtgtgacccGTAACACGGGGGGACAACAACATCTGCACTGCTAGCTAGGTTCAGTAAGTTAGCCTGCTTCGGCATAGCCCACTCGCTCACTGCGTTTCTGTGCTAAATAAAGCGTAGCCTCTAGATAAACCCCGTGGAGTTTAGTTAGTTTAACTAAACTTTCCCAGTGTCCCCATCGCTGTCCCGTTGGGCCATTCAGCACTTGCTCCGGCTAACACCAATTTCTATTGCCAAATAATGTGCATTGTCTTCTTAACCTAGCTTATGGCTGAACGTTTTTAATGATTCCTCGCTGTAAGGTTTTGCAAAAACTGCCTGAGGTTATGTCTACTACGCACGACTGCCCCAGACCTCGAATGGCGAGTGCATTATAGGTAGTAGCTATAGCTATCTTAACTAACTAGAGGGGTTGCAGAAGAGTGCAGAGCGCTGGACTACCGGTTGATTGAGACAGTGGTCAGTGTTGTGACAGACTGTAAATAAACTTGACCCGACCCACTGTCACTCTGACTGCCACAGTTCAGGGCAGGACAGACCTCCCTTTTAAGATAACTAAGCTTAGCTAGGTTAACCAactagctaacgtagctaactaACTAGGTAGCTAATCTAGGTGGTTCATGGAGAGTACAGTGGCTCACAGTTTATGTATTAACTTGTCATTAGCACTAACAACACTCAAACAACACAAATCCACATGAGAAAATGTATACATAGGTGGTTTTATAGTTGGCAATGTTTGTATACTTAGCTATTCAAGACAACACAATAGCTATGATGGTACACTCACTGCACATAACCTATCCATAGATCATAAAGATGTAGCTAATAAGTATGAGTAATAGTTAGACATAACAAGGAACCATATATTAAGCAGTGCTGTCTACATTCATATgatatagctagttagctaggttaggttagctatgtgtgtttatattatttcACACTATTACGAAATACTGCTCGTAACTATAGATTTTATCTATAAGTTACATATATAGCTAGCTATGTCTAATATTTGGATACCAATAAGAGTTTGGCATGTGCCTTAGCCCCATACTAAGATGACCTGTTTACATGCAGATGCGTTTCTAAATCAAAACAAAAGTCTGGGCACACTTTATGGTGGCGCAATGCATATCCTCATTACACTGTTGTGTGATAACTGGTCGCCGTGCATGCATGGATGCACGCATGTGTGGATGTGTTGATTGCACTCATTGGGGCCTTTTTTCagttgtgcaaaaaaataaaataaacatagaaaggGGTCTCGCAGTCGCGCAGGGTGCAAAGATGCGCGCGAATCAATTAACGTTACCCCTCGTTCCCCCCTCGCGCCCTTTGCATCCCCTCTAGTGACTCCCACCAGCAGCCCGCAGCTCCTCTCCGCCCCGCTCCCAGGTGAAGAGGCCCCGCGGCAGCAGGAGGGCAGGCGCAGTTTCCTCGCGCTTTGCGTCGCGTGGCTCGCGGACGCGGCCTCTCGATCACCGAGACCCGCGTGCGCGCTGCTGCCGCCTCTGGCTGCGCGAGGCCAGCCGGGCGCGAGAAAAAAAGCTCGCTCGCTCGCCCGCCCGCTGCGTCCTAGCAACAAAGGCGGACCAGAACAGGAGAACTAATTTTACTGAGTGCAATGGCAACCGATTAGCTTGTTTTTTTGCCTCACAGGACCGAAAACCCCTAACCAGACAGCGCGTATCTGTCCTTATACTGTATCATGACCGCAGAAAGGGTTTTATTTGTTAAGTATGGTTGTGAGAGCCCATTCATGCCGCttaacaattttaaaataattattttggtacTAATTCGTTATTTTGGCATTCTAAGTCGTTATTAAGGGatagtaagttgttattttgGGATTCTAAGTGGTTATTTGGGGATAGTCGTTATTTTAGGATTCTAAGTAATTTTTTGAGAAACCAAGACGTTATTACTGAGTCTTTATTAGgggatactaagttgttatttcgGGATTCTAAGCCGTTTTTTGGGGATAGTCGTTATTTTAGGATTCTAAGTCATTATTTGAGGAAACTAAGTAGTTATTTGGGGATTCTAAGTCGTTATTTGGGGATTCTTATTTTGAtcttattattttaagatgctagGTAACATTTTTAAGGCGGTATCTTATTGATTTGATGGACTTGGTGTCTTTTTTAAAAGATACTTTTaacatttcatattcatattaaggTGATATGCACAGTAAGCTAGCTATAGCTCGTTAAACTACATCTCTGTAAGTTCTCTTAATCCGGGAcatttttttgtctcattttttaaCTTTCAGGCAAAAGGCTAAACAGCTATAGCTAGCTATAGCTCCTGAGTGATACCTTGTACATAAGACAACAATTACAAGTGTAGTAAGCATACTCAATCACTTTTTGGAGCACCTGTAATTTGGCTCTTGAGAGCAGTCAGCCCAGAAACATGGCTTTGCTCTTAAGTTTAACTCTTGTAGGTCAAAGGTTGAATTGTCAGGGAAGGGATCTCTTCTTCAGCTCTACCCTCCACCCCCTGCGATGCTCCCAAGTGTCAACCCATTGTTCAGTCTAATTGCATTGGGAAGTGATTATGAGGATAATATTCAGCTTTTGTAAAGGATTAGTGTCAGTTCTGTTTAGTCACCACCTCTCTTATatgccaaccccccccccccccacacacacacactttctctgtcGCCTCTTTCAGATGACGTTGAGGATGAGGGGAGGACCCCTGATAGGGACAGTCTGGGGAAGAAGAAGCGTGGTcccaagaaaaagaaagagactaagaagaaagaaaaagacaaagagggcAAGACCCCCAAAGCACGCAAGCGCAAAAAAATAGTAGGTTTCCAGTGGCACAGCCTGTATCCAATTTTTTTATGTGTTCTTATTttgaatttgtttttgtttgtaattaCTAATTTCAGGTCTAACTTTGCCATTCTAATTCTAGGAGAGTGATATAGAAAGAGACTCAGAACATGACTTTGCAGTGAACTCTGACAGTGCTGCAAGCGATTAtggagagaagaaaaagaaaaagaaacacaaagacaagaaagaaaagaaaacaaagaaaaagaaaaaagatgatgAAGATAGTACACATGAGGAGACCACTAAAGTGAgcgctctgtttttttttaatgtttgctaCAACCTGATGAACAGTCCTTTTCGATTTCTATGCTAGCTTTAATACAGCTGTTTTGACCGTATATCTCAAATTGTGTAAATAACTCTCACTCTAGTTTTCTAAATAGAGACActatataaatgatttttaagctATACTTGAGAAGATATTATTACATGCTCTGGTTTAGTTAACTTTTAGCAATATACAAAACTAGTAATGTTTTAATACAGATACAtgcaaaacaacaatgttgatggTTTTATAAGCTATTTTTGGATCTACCTCTGTCACAGCCTGTAGAACAGAAGACGTCTGCTCAACT is a genomic window containing:
- the LOC103041855 gene encoding cytochrome b5 domain-containing protein 1; translated protein: MKRPRYFTPSEVSVHCTVEDLWVSYLGKVYNLTPLVQEHKGDILLKPIIECAGNDISHWFDPKTKDIRTHIDPLSCCVKYFTPRGRFLHVPPPCPSTDWANDFGRPWWRDSRYEVGLLSAKTRWIRIINTLTSQEQSLEVCSEETLDEILQRYLRYNSHAASYTWKHDGVILDISKTLEENGIPDEDEEFYKCRMDCDLYTQSICLYFNDDLTEL